The stretch of DNA TTGCTGAAATGGAACAATACAGAGACAAATACAGAAGGCCCAGGCCTATCTGGGAGGCTCAGGGGAGCTTGAGGAGAGATGGGTCAAGGTGGGGATGTTTGTGAGAACTCAGATTCTAGCCCTGCTCTGAAGGCTCAGCCTGTCCCCGCCTCATGCAGTGGCTTTCCCTGCGGTCTCCCAGAGGCACCAGTATGAGCATATGTAGTTCTTCCCACTGCCAAGGCATGAAGCCCTAGTCCTGTACCCAGTTTATAGCTGAGAGTAGTGAGGCCCAGACACAGCCTGTGACTCAAGGTGAGGGTCAGAGAAGCTGCTGTGAGCTCTGTGAGGACCAGGGCATGTCACTTCCTTCTGCCACCCAGATGCCTTCCTTGCTTGGCTGGTCCCTGTGAAGGCCCCCAGGCACTTGTAACTCATTTGTTGTACAATATATGTAAGTATGATGACGTGTAATCACACATGTGACTCAGTTAGTGTCTATCTCTCACCACTAGAGGTCAGTCCCATGAGGGCGGGCGCATTCATTCCAGCGGTCACAGCTGTATTGCCAACATCAAGCACAGCCCCCAGCTCATCACAGGGCCTCTCCACATACCTGCCAAATCCCTGAATGTGCCCCCAGATCCAGACCACGACCAGCCACATCGGGGGTGGCCTGCAGATGTTTGtgcaaggagggaagggaagaaagactcCTCTTGTTTTATGCAACCAACATGTATCAGGTTTGTTTAGCCAGAATCCCCGCCATGTTTCCTCTTAAGAGGTTTTCCATCCACCCACCCGGCTCCTTTGCCATCAATTTCCACTTGCCTTAAGGGATGAATCTGAGATCACCAGCAAAGAAAGGGAAGGTCAAGGCCATTCTTGCTGGAGTTCTGCTCTATCCTGGGGAGGGAGCCATGGCCCTGCAGACCGGTCTCTGGTGGCCAAGGCTTCAGCCTTGACCTGACATGAAACCCCTCTGATGGAGCCTGCCTGTACTTTGAGTCCCTCCTCAGTCAGCCTCCCAGTGGGGGCCTGGCCCCACCCTCGGATCCCCCAGACCCAGAGCCCGGGATTGACTGCCCCTGCTGTGGGGCTCTAGAGCCCCCAGAGCGCTTGTTCTCTGCCCTCAAGTGAGGAGTTGATGGGTGCCGTGAAGGGTGGGGTGGGCGTGTGCTCTCCTACCAGGTCCTGGTTGTAACCCAGAGTAGGTCCGTTGGCTACTCTTGGCCTCGTTCATCTGGATACAAGGGCAGTATCTGCTTTCTAGGGTTTTCGTGAACTTTGTCAAAGCAATACTGGCCCCACTGGCAGGTGCAAATGCAGAGGCTCACCTCTATTTCCTGAGGAGGTAGACGTGGTGCCCAGAGGACGACAAAGGTGGCAGCTCACTCCCACTAGCTCCAGGGGACATCTGATCACCTGGCTTGCCTTCAGCAAGAATTCCATCAGCTTGCTCTGTGGCAGGGGTGAGCGGGGCAGTGGGCGACTGGCAGGAAATGGTCAGCTTGGAGGAACAGTGCCCTCGAGGTGGCTGGGAACAGGGGGGCTGCAGAGAACAGTGGCCAATTACTAAAAGCACCCAGTGGACCGGCCGCCATGCTACACACATCACATTTCATCTTCACCACGCAAGGGAGGTGGTGTCCCTGTTCTGTCACAGCTAAGATGGCTGAAGCTGTAAAACAGGGACAACTCAACCTTGTCATGTAGCCAGTAGGTGACATCTTGGAGCTTGGACCAGGTCTGGTCCTGGAGCCTGGGCTCTTCCTCTGGCCAGGTGCCTCTGTGCTCACGCCACTGTCTGTCCTGGCCATCCAGGCCCATGAAACACAAGGTCCTTCCCCCAGACCAGGgcgtggtggggtggggtggggctggtcCTGTGGAAGGAGTTCTTGCCTTGTTTCCTCGAGGGGTTGCTTTGGGGACTGCTGTTCCCCGCACTGCCAACTCTTTATGTCCTTTAGAGTCCTGAGGTCAGCATGCCCCCCTTGCCCTGAGCCAGCCCACCAGGGTGATCAGCTGCCACAAGCCCCTTCCCTGTAACAGTTGATGCTGGCCTTACTGcacagatggagctcagagtgaGCTCAAAACCAGTTCCCCAGACAGTGTCTGAACTCATCTTCGTTTTTCCCTGGGCAGATCTGCTTGGCCAGACTCACTCTGCTTGGGCTAAATGGCCCGGAGAGGGCTCTGGTTCCTGCTGGGGAGAGCTGAGGGAGCAGGTTTGAGTGCAAATGTGGAAGAATCCAAGTGCCGTCTCAGGGTCACTCCGAGCTAGGACAGGGTGATGCTGGGCGACAGGCACGTTTTGGCCTTGGAATCTGGGTTGTCTGGGATCACACCTCCCATTCCAGGAACCCTGCTGCCACCAGGAGCATGCCTTGCACACAGGCTGCCTGGAGCACTCTCTTCATTCAGACCATCCTGCTAGGACTTTCTGAGAGAGttcatttctgttcctttgcCCTCGGGGTTCTTTAACACCACGTCTATATCTTTGGCAGGGAAGGATTAAAAGGTCAAAATGTTGAAAAGCTCTGCAGTGTGGGGAAGGTGGCGAAGGAAAGGCATTGGAGGTCTTGGCTCTTCTGATTGAGAAGGTAGTGGTTTCTCAGGGGACAATGGGAACTTCCAGGGAATGGGGTCTGTAGACTCCTGATTAGAGGGTTTGGGGTGTGGGCGTCTTCCCACTGGCCTTCACTGGAACACCAGGCTTCTTTCCATTGTTTCAAGGGTTTGGCAAGTGAGGCCCATCAGACCAAAGAGATATGACTTTTGGACCATACCTGAGATTTGCCCGAAGTGCCTCCCTGGCTTTGCGCGTCTTGTCTGCTGGGAGACACAGGTATGCGAGGGCAGAGTGGGGACTCTCTTCAAGATATCCTCTCCCCAGTTCTTGTTGGTCAGCCCAGTAGCATGTCGGAGGCAGGGTGGCCTGGTGTGCAGGGGCTGCCCCATGAACATTGCCTCAATGAATGgagctgtgatggttaatatcaAGTggcaacttgattggattgaagaatgcaaagtattgatcctgcgTGTGTCTGAGAGGGTGTCGCtgaaggagattaacatttgagtcagtgaactgggagACACAGACCCAAGCTCAACCTGGGTGGGTATGagctaatcagctgccagcgagGCTAGGAGAAATGCCGGCAGAGGAGTGTGGAGGGACTAGGCTGGCTGTTTCCTGGCCTCAGTCTTTATCTCATGCTGGCTGCTTTCTGCCTTCCAACATTGGATTCcgagttcttcagcttttgggctCTCAGACCTATGCTGGTGGTTAGCCAGGTGCTCTCAGGCCTTCAGTCCCAAACCTGCTCTTCCCATGATCTTTCCAGTCACAACAGTCAGTGGCACCACCACTTCCCTGGGTGCCAAGACCCCCATACCTGGAGATGACATCGTGGTCTCCTGTGAAGCTCACTCTCTCTTTTCCCGAGCCCTGTCAGCCCCACCTTCCTATTAGACCCCAAagcccttcatttttttttttttttttttgagacagagtttcgctcttgttacccaggctggagtgcaatggcgcgatctcggctcaccgcaacctccgcctcctgggttcaggcaattctcctgcctcagcctcctgagtagctgggattacaggcacgcgccaccgtgcccagctaattttttgtatttttagtagagatgggttttcaccatgttgaccaggatggtctccatctcttgacctcatgatccacccgcctcggcctcccaaagtgctgggattacaggcgtgagccactgcgcccggcctggaggAGACTTTACTTTTAATATTGAGTGGACAGACTAGGGGTCCCAGGTGAGGCCACAGCTGGACAattcccctcctcaccctcctgccGTCATGTCTCTTGGAACCTCTGACctgcttcccttttctctgtggAGCTTGTCACCATGGTTTTGTAACTCATTTATTGCCTTATCTTCCCATCAAGAATGCACAGCagtctgcctgggtgacagacgcAACCCCCCTCCCTTCCCACAAGGCTGGGTATGCAGCCAATAGAGTTatcaaatagataaataaacacaatttgCAGCGAGGAGGCGGCCACGTCTGGCAGCCTCCATGTGTGGTGCCAGGGCCATGCGTGAGGCCATTGATGAGCATTAGCTCATTGGATTTCCATTCTGACCTTGGGAGGTGGGTACTCACAAATccatttttacaaataaggaacCTAAGCCTCAAAAAATCCCAAGGAGACCACCCAGCCCGCGACGGGTTGAGCCAGTTTGGATGCCAAGTTTGCCTGCAGCCTGAGCCCGAGTGCCACTCCTGCTCCATGCCACTCATGGGCTCTGAtgactcccctccctccctgcctctgacGAGTCTCTGCCCAAGTCTTCTGGTAAGGATTTTCATCCCACAGTCTGCCCCTCATTAGAAGTGACTCCCATTCGTTCATTTTAAAGGCTGTTTCTGTCCTGTCTTCTATGCTTGCAAATTCATTCAGCTAAACAAgaagtccaggagttctgggccaCACGTCAgtgagaggggaaggaggggcaGCGGTGCCTACCTCCGCGTGCTAATGCATTTACCTCCCGGCTGCAGGCGTCCATGGAGCTGGCAGCCAGGACCCTCCAGAGGCTCCAAACCTAGCCTGCCCCGGGAGAACAAGCTGCTGCTTGGGAACCTTTTAGCTCAAGATGCTGTGTTCCATATTCATGATGAAATTTCCATGTTCATGAGGCATCCAGTAAGCAGCACGGCACTGGGAAGGAATTCCAGCCGGTTACATTTAGGGGCCTGAAAACAATTCCAAACCAAGGATATTTTCTGGCTAGTGCCATTCAGCATTTTCATCTAATGGAGGagactcttttttccttttccttttcttccgtGTGCCCTGGCTTCTCAGTAACTGTTCTCCActcctccctgctgcctcccTGAGTCACTCCGTCCCACTGGCTGTTGAAGGAACGAGGCCTCTAGTGACAGTCCTGGCTACGAGGGAAGAGGCTGGTTATGTTTCATCTTTTCCAGTCTGGGTCCTTCCTCCCAAACCCAAGTCCCGTGTTCTCTCTGGCAGCCCTGCAGGAACAGGGCTTGACAAAGTTCTCCTTTTTcagcccggtgcggtggctcacgcttgtaatcccagcactttggaaggccaaggcgggtggatcacctgaggttgggagttcgagaccagcctgactaacatggagaaaccccatctctacaaaaaattaaaaaaaaaaaaaaattagctgggcgtggtagtgcatgcctataatcccagctgcttgggaggctgaggcaggagaatcgcttggacttgggaggtggaggttccagtgagctgaggtcacaacactgcactctagcctggatgacaagagcgaaactccatctcaaaaaaaaaaaaaattctttttcttcagccTTCCTGCTCAGTCTGGGATTAGTGTTCATGCTCCTTGCTAGCCCGTCGGTTCACCTCTCCCAAGGGTCCGCCGTCTGTGTGGCCCCTTCCTTCTCCCCGTACCGACTTCTCTTGCTTTGGGATAatcccacccctccctccccgccACCATACAAGTCCTGTGTGCCCCGCCCTCTCCTAAGCAATTTACAGGTATGAACTACTCTctctgcaaacaactctatgggaCAGGCACGGAGAACAGAATGCAGGCTGAGTGAAGTGACTTGTGAATGGTTACGCTGTGGGAAGGGGGAGAAGCCAGGATGTAGGACGCATGCTGGCTTAACTCTGCTGCTATTCTGCCTCATAGCATTTAGCGTGAAGACAAGGGCTTTGTGGCAATACTAACCTAGGTGCATGTTGGCCCTCTTGTTGCTAAGGAGCACTCAGCTAGTCAGTTCGTCTCACGGAGTCTGTTTCATCGGGAGAATGGGCCTGATTGTATTCCTGACTCACGGGGTAGTTTTTACAGATGAACTGTGATCACAGCTGGCAGTCGACCTGGTCCCACAATGACATGGAAAAGCAGCCCCCTCTGCGGCACCCCTGCTGTGCCTGGGCTGTGTGGGAGGATGGGTATGGGCAGGGAGGGTGGCAGGCAGTCCCACATCTGGGGTTCTAGGTTGACGGCGGTGGCTGAGATGGAGTCATCTGGATCTCAGGCCAGCCCCCCAATCTCATCCCACAGGGCACGGTTATGTTCCCCACCACGTGGCCACCTGTCTCTGTGACTGTTCCACTGTCACTAGAATGAGAGGACCTGTGCCTGCCAAACTCCAAAGACAGCTGATTGTGGGCGGCAAGGTAATTTCACAGAAGCATTGTGTGCGGTGAGTAAATGCTGCGTCTTCTACCCGCCTTCACAGTACTCCCACACTCATGCACGCCACAGTTGCTGCAGGGGACCCCACCACCGAAGTCCATCCTCTGCCCCCCAAAGGAGTCCAAGTCTGTTCAAAAAACAAACTCCAcgtctaaaagaaaataacaaaacaaccAAACTTTACTTGCATTTAgccattaataaataatttacagTATGTACACAGGGTGACGCTCCACACAGGTCACGGACACGTGGACGCAGTGAGGGGTCCCCACTTGCAAGCAGAACGTGAGCAAACACAGCCAAAATAAAGTGCTTCACTTTTTACTTCCAACATAGGGACCGTCAAAAAccagggggagagggagaggctgggCCCGGGAACCCCCCCCCAACCCACGTGGTTCTGGCAGAGGGAGCAGGACCTCTCGGAGGGAGGGGGAGACACGTTCTGCAGCCTCCTGGCCAGTGTATGAGAGGTCCCTGGGGAACAGCAGAGGGGCTGCCGCCGGTGcatggggaggggcagggctgcACCTTTTGGAGGGAAGCCTGAATTTGTGCTGTGGGCATGGGGAGACTGTTCTGGGCTCCTTGGTGGGCACCCTGGGCTGAAACGAGGCGGAAGCCAGGGACTTGTCTCTCCTGGCAGGGTGGTAACAGGGCTTAAGGGAAGAGATTAGAGGTTGGCGACCCTCCAAGGGATGCTCAGGGCTGAGAACCCCAAGATCCTgctcctctccccagcctccaAATATGGGTGGGCTGGGTTGGGGCTCCTGGGGTGgtaaggaggaggcagaggatgagggCAGGCCGGCTGACCCCATCCACGGGTGCTCCTGCTATGCCCTGGGGCCCAGGCTCCCTGGCatctgagggagggagagaaaacagggaTGTCTTCTGTTGACATTTAGAACTAAGCACTTCAACTTCCTAAGCACAGGGTTGAGGGGGTGGGGGCCTGGGCCACAGCTGGGCAGGTGCCTGAAAACCAGGACCTGCAGCTAGTACCCACAGAAGCCAGGGGAGCATAGTGGCTCCCCTCAGGCCACAGTGAGAAGGCATCAGATGGGCATTACCTACAGGCCGGAAGGCTCCATCAGTCTGCTAAGGTGCTGAGCAGTGCCCTGAGGGTTCCCTGGCTCGGGCCAAGCCCCAAGGCGACCTCCCAGGGTGGCTAGGCCTGGGCATCCCCGCTGGCCTAGGGGGTACGAGTGTGTTCTGTTGTGAAAgagtgtgtgtgcgcgtgtggcGGGCACGGGAGGCCCCACGGACCGGCGAGCAGCAGTCGGCTGGGCCTGGTTCAGTGCATTGCGAGGGGAAGGAGCTGACTGACGGTGCCCAGTGTCTctctggtgggggtggggccttCAGCCTGAGGGGCTGTTTTGCACATTCACACTgcgggggtggggtgagggtagCTGCTCTCCCTTTCACGCAGTTCTACTGTCACAAACATCACGGCACTAGTCACCACAACCTTGTCACGTGCACTAGAGGGGAGGGGCCTAAGCCTTTGCCAGCAGGCAGGGCCAGGGGATGGATCTGCATCCCGTTGGCAGTCCCGGTCCCAGCCCACAGATGGAGACGCCGAGGGGGCAGGGTCCACGCCTCCCTCCACATCTATGCATCTAGCAGAACACAGGGAGCAGGGCCAGGAGCAGGACGAGGGCACCCAGGAGCAGCCGGGGGGCTGGGGGGAGTCCCGCTGCCGCCGCCCTGCCGGGCAGGTCCCGAGTCCTCTCATATAGGTGCAGTTTGTCCTTGTTGGAGTGGAGCATCTTGACGTCCTCCAAGGCATAGTAGGCAGCCAGCGTGAAGTTCACATCACCTGTGGTGAGGAGGTCGAAGACGCAGGCCTGGTAGTACAGGTCCTCCACTGGCAGCTTCTCCTTGCACTTGGCCACGGCCGTCTCATAGGGGAAGGTCTCGGGGGCTGTGGGTGCAGGGCTGGCGGCTGCTGGCCTTTGGGCGCCGGGGCCCTCAGTGTTGGTGTGGAAGGCCTGGAAGTCAATCTGCTGGTTGAGGGGGcagccccggaggcagaggtagaGGCCCTGGCTGTCCCAGTCCTCCACGGCATTGACCACCTCCTCCGGCATGCGCACAGCAAAGGTCAGGTAGCGGCCCACCTGGCGCACCACAATGGTGGTGCCGATGTACTTGGCCTGGATCTCCACGTGCTGACCTGACACCTTCTCTGTGATCTTCAGGCTGTTGGCCCCGTGCTTGTCCCCACCATTCTTAGAGCCATCCACGAAGGCGCCCGGGAGCTCGTCCATCTCAGCCTGGTACACCTTCTGGTCCACGCACTCCTGGAAGTTCTTGAAGATGATGGTGAGCTGCCAGGGAAGAGGAGAGTGGGTGAGGCACACGGGACGAGGCCCAGCTCCACAGTTAGGAGGGCACGGAGGATCCCCCAGGGGTGCCCCAGACACTCCTTTCCCGGGTGGGACAGATGCCTTAGTTCACCTGTGCACCTCACTCTTTAAACCAACTTGGCCTTCTTTCTTTAACAAGTGACTTAGAAAAACGATAGGCTGCTACCCTAAGTAGAAAACCAGCTCTTTTACTGTATAGGGAAGTGAACCATAAGAATAACAGcatagataattaaaaataaaaggtcaaTAGCCCAGTGTGCTAGGCTGCAGAATGGTGCCTTGTAACCTGGGCATGTTCCCTTAGATGGCAAAAGGGACTCTGTAGCTCTGATTGGGTAAAGGACACTGAGATGAAGATTACCTGGGTGGGCCCTAAATGGAATCAtaagtgtctttataagaaaaaggCAGAGGGAGATATGACTAAGACAGGAGGTGATGTGACCACAAGCCAAGGGATGCTGGCAACCCTCCGAAGCTGCAAATGGCAATGAATGCTTTCTCCcatggagcctccagaaggatCAGCCCTGCTCtaccttgatttttttctccGGGAAACACATTCTCAACTTCTGGCTTCCGTATTATACAATATTTCTGTTGGTTTCAACTGCTCAGTTTCTGCTCATGTGCTACAGGGTGACAGGAACTGGTCTGCAAGCATCACCTTGGATAAGGACAGTGGTACAGGAGCACAATGCCTGCATGTTACAGCAAGGCAGTGGAGGCAACGGATGCTCTAATAATGAACAGGGCAAAATCCACGTAAGCAGGCAGAGGCCACGGTCCCCAAACCAGGACATGGAGGAGGTACCAGTCTAAATGTGCAGCctaggcccaggctggaggagcagCCGGCTGGGGACACCCTTCTGCTGAGAGCCAGACACAGGTGCACAGGCTGCATACCGTGTCCCAGGCACTGCATTCATTGCTTCTAGTTTTGTCTGACAGTGTCAAGTTCAGTGACATTACTCCTAATTTTCTATATAAGAAAATGAATCCTGCTCACAGCAGGATAATGActtacctaaggtcacacagtagcaagaggcagagctgggaataACTCTGGGGTTCCAGACTCTGGGCTCTTTTGGCCATAAGCCCATAGGGTGGGaggcctgggaggaagaggaggaccgGGGCCTGGGCTGATGAATTTCCCCTGCTGTCCTGGGTGGTGCCTGGCAGCTCTTTCCTCCCTAACCCTAACTAAGGCTATCTGGGTTGGAAATAGAGAAATAACGCCCCCCGACCCACCTCTTCCTCTCTCAGGTGCCAGCTGTTTTGCCATGAAAGCTCTGGGTGCCTTGTCCCCCAGACCAAGGGGAGCTGGAACCTGGACTCCCAGCCTGAAGCCAGGAAGGGAGGTGGGGTGAAGGGAACAAGGTGGCACCCAGGCCTTTTGGGACCTCCATCTGCTGCACTGCCCTCTTCTCAGCCTGGCAACCAGCCCCAACCCCTCCCCACAGGAGCTGGTCTGGCCAGCTGGCTGGCTGATGGGGCTCCCAAAggagcccacctgcacccagcctcaagggCTCCAAACAAGGGGCAGCTGCTGCCGCCATGCGCAGCCGCGCTCTGTCTGGGCATGGGACGGGGGGCATGAGCACTGCCTGGCTGGCTTTCTGGGTGGAGGGCAGTGCTGCCAAGTGCCAAGGGCTTTCTGGCCTCACAGCAGATGTGTGATGAGGTGCCAGAAACCAACAAGGAGTAAGCAGCTGCTCTGatggggaagggaaggcagggaaCCCACAGAAGACCCTCAGCTCCGCCAGGAGGGTCGCAGACAGCCAGGAGGTCCCGGGGGCCAGCTGGGGACACAGCAGCAGGCCATCCTGTCTGACCTAGGGCCACAGCCTCAGGAGCAGAGGCTAAGAGGAGGCCTGGAAAGGAGCGGGCACAGAACCTTCTAGGTAATGCAAGCCCGTTGGGTACTGAGAGCCCCTGGAGGTGGCCCCAGCTGTGTTGCTGTGGCTTGGTGTATCCCCCATATTAGCATAAAGCTTTGGGGTAATGAGGCAGGGAGCGCTGGTAGCCTGAGGGGTGTGGGACCCCCAGAAGAATAGAGAAACCCTAGGCCAAGGCTTCTGAAGAAGGAAAATCCTGTCCTTTCATGCTGTTGGTCAGAAAGGCAAGGCTGGGAGGAGCTGAGCGAGGGGCAGGTCGCTGGAGGACTTTAAAAGAAACGGCAGTCTTGGCGTGAGCCCATTCAGGGCCGGCACAAGGCACTGTCCGTTCTGTGCCTGATGGAGACATGCAGCACCGGGGCTCTGTGGGAGGATGGAGGCCAGCAGGGGGAGGACCCCAAGCGCATAGCTGCCTGAGCACTGGACTTGATTTCCTCACCCCCGCCCAGGAGCGGGTCCCAGCCTGGCCCCAGGACATGGCGGTTTGGCCTGAGATGCCAAAGGTGGCTGCAGCCTCTCCATCCAGCAGGGAGCCCTAAGCCTTGAACCTGATGCAATTGCTGCGACTCTACCACTCCTGACCTCTGGAAATGGCAACTCCAGACAGTTCAAGCTCCTACTTCTTCCCACCCACTGGCCAGCCCACCTCAGTGTGGAGGCGCCTGGGGGGCCGGAGGTGGGCCAGCCAGGGTGGTCTGGGCCGTGGGTGGTCCTGCCATGGGGGGAGGATGGGGGACTCTGGTGTCCCTGCCTGGTGTGCAGGGCCACACAGACACTGGGGGTGGGGGTCCTGCTTTCCAAGTGCCGTCAGTCTCCCTGGAACAGGAAAGGCTGGTTTCGCTCTAACCGACGTCTCTCGCGGAGACAGCCTCCTGGAAGGCTGACAGGCTGCCTGACTCTTCTTGGCACTGGTGCCAGGGACTCAACCACAAGTAACAGCATGAAGGGGGCCTGTCGAAAGCCGGCGGCTCGCTGCCAACACAGCCGCAGGCGGGCAGccgctcctgcctctgccactcctTCTGCAGGGGCCCTGGCCCTTTCCACTGCGCTGGGCACAAGGCAGAACCCTGGCTGCAGCAGCTACTACTTATGGAGCACCACTTCCATGCCAGGCCCAGAGCAAGGGGCTGGGGGGACACAAGGGAGAGGATCCCCGTGCTCCAGGGGGTCACAGGCTGAGCACCTGAATCCTGCCGAGGGAAGGACTGGCGAGTGTGATGGGGAAAAGTCACCAGTGGGGAAAAGAAGGGGAAGGCACAGGCCTCGAGTTCCTGTCCTCTCCTGagtctttgtctgtaaaatggatgcTTGATCGTCCACAATAATGGACAGATTGTCTGAGTGGCTGAAACTGCCCGTATCATGAGAAACAAGTGATGCCCAAGGGTCTGGGGCCAGCTTCATGCACACGCAGCGTCACAGGAAGCTTCTGCACAAAAAGGCCAATCTCATGGCTGCAGGGTCAGGCCAGGCAGAGGCTGGACACACTGTGGGAAGCCCAAGGAGAGGCCTTCAAGGGCAGGTGCGTGGCGGGTGGGCAGTGGAGTCTGGCTGGCTGAGTTGGGAAAGGGGAATGGGTTCCAGCAGGCGCAGAGGTCTCTGTTGCTGGTGGTTGACGTGGCCAAAAAGCCCAGAGGTCTCATGATCTAGAACATGACAGtcccttccttcccctgctcCCTGTGGACACCAGGCTGCTCTCCCACACTGCCTGCTTTGGACACCAACTCCTCTGTTCCCCTATCTGTGTTATAGGGGGAGCTTGGTGTACAGCCTCCCCTGTTCTCTGGACAGAGCCGAGGCTCCCAATGGCCTTCAGCATCCTGCTGCCCCAGCCCCCCTTTGCTGGTCTCTGTTTGTCACACGCCTGGGAGGGAGGGCAATACCTAGCTCAGAGGCTGGCACAGATGCAGCCTCTGGTGGTTGCGGCCTCAATGAGTGAACAGACACACCCGAGTACCGGAGGCCTGAAAGACAGTGGGGGCAGCCACCCATGTTCTCACTGGGGGAAcacaccacctcagcctccagcagaAAGCAGCCTGCTGCGATCAAAGGTGGCCCTGGGTTGCAGCAAAAATGGGCTGGGTTGGTGAAGCTCGGCTTCACACTTTCTGGAAACCTCCATGCTGGGACAGGAAGGGCAGTTCTGCTGTCCACAGTGCCCAGAATCGAGCCAGGATTAGAACCCAGCCCACTGCTCCACTGCCCTCTTTCCAGCTGTGCTGCTACCACCCATTTTACAGGA from Callithrix jacchus isolate 240 chromosome 6, calJac240_pri, whole genome shotgun sequence encodes:
- the RGMA gene encoding repulsive guidance molecule A isoform X2 gives rise to the protein MGMGRGAGRSALGFWPTLAFLLCSFPAAASPCKILKCNSEFWSATSGSHAPAADDTPEFCAALRTYALCTRRTARTCRGDLAYHSAVHGIEDLMSQHNCSRDGPTSQPRLRTLPPAGDSQERSDSPEICHYEKSFHKHAAAPNYTHCGLFGDPHLRTFTDRFQTCKVQGAWPLIDNNYLNVQVTNTPVLPGSAATATSKLTIIFKNFQECVDQKVYQAEMDELPGAFVDGSKNGGDKHGANSLKITEKVSGQHVEIQAKYIGTTIVVRQVGRYLTFAVRMPEEVVNAVEDWDSQGLYLCLRGCPLNQQIDFQAFHTNTEGPGAQRPAAASPAPTAPETFPYETAVAKCKEKLPVEDLYYQACVFDLLTTGDVNFTLAAYYALEDVKMLHSNKDKLHLYERTRDLPGRAAAAGLPPAPRLLLGALVLLLALLPVFC
- the RGMA gene encoding repulsive guidance molecule A isoform X1 produces the protein MQPPRERLVVTGRAGWMGMGRGAGRSALGFWPTLAFLLCSFPAAASPCKILKCNSEFWSATSGSHAPAADDTPEFCAALRTYALCTRRTARTCRGDLAYHSAVHGIEDLMSQHNCSRDGPTSQPRLRTLPPAGDSQERSDSPEICHYEKSFHKHAAAPNYTHCGLFGDPHLRTFTDRFQTCKVQGAWPLIDNNYLNVQVTNTPVLPGSAATATSKLTIIFKNFQECVDQKVYQAEMDELPGAFVDGSKNGGDKHGANSLKITEKVSGQHVEIQAKYIGTTIVVRQVGRYLTFAVRMPEEVVNAVEDWDSQGLYLCLRGCPLNQQIDFQAFHTNTEGPGAQRPAAASPAPTAPETFPYETAVAKCKEKLPVEDLYYQACVFDLLTTGDVNFTLAAYYALEDVKMLHSNKDKLHLYERTRDLPGRAAAAGLPPAPRLLLGALVLLLALLPVFC